From the genome of bacterium:
ATCGAGAGGCAGCGAGCGCAGAACGGTGCCATCCGGACCGATGAGCATCGAGGAGCCGGTGTTCGCGGCGCGCGCCACGCTGCGGCCGGTTTCAACAGCCCGAACGACCGCGTGGGCAGAGTGTTGAGCAGGTCCTGCGCCCCGCCCGAACCACCCGTCGTTGGTGAGCACCGTGATCAGGTCGGCGCCGCCCGCAACCGTGGACCTAACCATGAAAGGGAACGCCGACTCGTAGCAGATCACTAAGCCGATCGTCCCCTCCGGCGTCCGCACCGGCTGCGCATCAACGCCCGGGACCACACCGGCCTCGCCAAAGGGGACGAGCCGCTGCTTGGCGTAGGTGCCCAGCGGCTCTCCCTCGGGGTCCAGCACAACCGCCCCGTTGCGCGGGCCCCGGAGGGTTGCGCCGGCCACCACCAGTGCCCCGGCTGCACCTTGTGCCATGGCCGCCCTCAGCTCGGGGACCTCGCCGAGATCGGTGGGCACCGCGGTCTCGGGATAGACGATGATCTCCGCACCGGCAGACCTCGCCTCGCCGGTCTGGCGCACCAGCCCGGCGACGAGCCACGCAACATCCGAGGGACTTCCCCTCTGCAGCGGGGACACATTGGGCTGTACTACCGCAACGGTACGGTGCTCGGCGTGCCGTGCTCCTTCCCGAACCGCTCCAACGGAGACCGCGGCGGATGCAAGCGCAGCAGCCACCACGAGCGCCACCGCGGCCATCGCCTTGCCCGATCCGCGGTCAATCCGGCGCTGCGAGAGCGCAACCGCCACGGCGGCGTTCACCAGGGCGATCAGCCCTGAGATCCCGTAGACCCCGACCACCGAAGCCAGCCCCAGCACGACCGGCGTCCGGTACTGGGTCAGACCGAGCAGGCCCCAGGGAAACCCGAGCGGCCCGACCGAACGGACCAGCTCGACCGCCACCCAGGTGAGCGGCGCCGCCCACAGCAGCGCGGCAGGCCTTCCGCGGACGAGGAAAGAGGTACCGGCTGCGAAGCCACCCAGGTACAATGCAAGGGCGGCCGTGAGCAGTCCCCAGGCCGGCAGTCCAAAGACCCTGATCCACTCCAGCAGAAGGCCGAACCCGAGCAGCCCTGCCAGAAGACCGTACCGGAAGGATTGCGTGGGAGAAAGGTCGCGGATGGCCAGCAGAAGCGGTACAAGCGCGATCCAGGCCAGCCAGCCGAGGTCCGGACCAGGGAAAGCCAGGGCAAACAGCAGCCCGCTGGTTAGGGCACCACCGATCCGGAGACGCCTGCCGGGTGCCCTCACGCCTCCCGGCCGTGACACTTCTTGAACTTCTTCCCGCTCCCGCACCAGCAGGGATCGTTCCGTCCGACCTTGGGCTGGCCGGCGCCGCCGGCTCCGGACTTGCCGCCGTGGACACCCGGCTCACGCGCCGGCATGACTGGACGCGCGACCGCGCGCTCCTGTGGGACTACCTCCAGGCGGAAGAGCATCCTAACGGCTTCCTCTTGGATGGCCTGGAGCGTGGATTGAAACAGATCATAGCCTTCCCGCTGGTACTCGATCAGGGGACTCGCCTGCGCATAGGCGCGCAGGCCGATTCCCTCACGCAGGGCGTCCATGTTGTGCAGGTGATCTATCCACTTGCGGTCCAAGGTCTGGAGGAGCACCAGCCGCTCGATTTCGCGGAGCGTAGCGGCGCCGATCTCGGATTCGCGGCGCTCGTATGCCTCCAAGGCCGCGTCGGCCACGCGGTCGGCCACCTCGTCGGAGCGCAGCCCGCGTAGCGATTCGAACTGCAGGCCGGTCAGGGACGGGATGATCTGGCCTATCTCCGCGCGGAGACCCTCAAGGTCCCAGTCCTCGGGGTGGACATCCTTGACGCAGATCGCCTCAACCTGTGTCTCGACGAGGCGGGTGATCATGTCGAGCACGTTCTCGCGGATGTTGCTGCCTGCGAGCACCTTGCGCCGCTCGGCGTAGATCACTCTACGCTGGACGTTCATGACGTCGTCGTACTCGAGCACGTGCTTGCGCATGTCGAAGTGGTACTGCTCGACCTTCTTCTGGGCCGACTCGATCTGCCGGGAGATCAGGTTGTGCTCAATTGGGGTGTCCTCGTCCAACCCCAGGCGATCCATCAGGCCTGCGATGCGCTCCCCGGCGAAGATGCGCATGAGCTCGTCGTCCAGCCCGATGTAGAACCGGCTGGACCCCGGGTCACCCTGGCGGCCGGAGCGCCCGCGAAGCTGGTTGTCAATACGGCGCGCCTCGTGGCGTTCGGTCCCGAGGACATGGAGACCGCCCAGCGCACAAACGCGCTCGGCCTCGACGGGATCCGGCGGATTCCCGCCCAGGACTATGTCCACCCCGCGGCCGGCCATGTTGGTCGCGATCGTCACCGCGCCTACGCTGCCCGCCTGCGCGATAATCTCCGCCTCGCGTTCGTGTTGCTTGGCGTTGAGCACCTCGTGGCGGATCCCCCGGCGGCGCAGTAGCTCCGAGAGATGCTCGTTCCTCTCGATCGAGCGCGTGCCGACCAGGACCGGCCGGCCCTGGCCGTGCCACCCGGCTATCTCCTCGACCACCGCTTTCCACTTGCCCTTCTCCGTCTTGTAGATCATGTCCGGGTGATCTGCGCGGACCATCGGCCGGTGCGTGGGGACCATGACCACCGGCAGGTTGTAGATCTTGGACAGCTCCTCTTCCTCGGTCTTAGCGGTACCGGTCATGCCCGCCAGCTTCTCGTACATGCGGAAGTAGTTCTGAAACGTGATCGTGGCCAGGGTCTGGCTCTCACGCTCCACCCTGACACCTTCCTTGGCCTCGATGGCCTGGTGCAACCCGTCGGAGTAGCGCCGGCCGAACATCAGGCGGCCGGTGAACTCGTCCACTATAATAACCTGACCGTCCTTCACCACGTACTCCACGTCACGCTTGTAGACGGCGTGCGCCCGAAGTCCCTGGTGCAGCTGGTGCATGAGGTCACCGTGCTCGGGGTCGGAGAGGTCATCAATCCCCAGCAGCCGCTCGGCGTGGGCCACGCCCTCGTCGGTCAGAATCGCGTTCTTCAGCTTCTCGTCCACGGTGTAGTCCGCGTCGCGCTGCAGCCGGGGCACGACGCGGGCGAAGCGCTGGTAGCGCTCGACCCCTCCCTCAACCACTCCCGAGATGATCAGGGGGGTGCGGGCCTCGTCAATCAGGATGAAGTCCACCTCGTCCACGATGGCGTAGTGGAGTGCACGCAGCACCAGGTCCTCCTCACGCAGGACCATGTTGTCGCGGAGGTAGTCGAAGCCAAACTCGTTGTTGGTGCCGTAGGTGATGTCCGCCGCGTAGGCCTCGCGCCGGCTGACCGGACGGAAGTGATTCAGGCGATCGTCATGGTGCGCCTTGGGATCGTTGTAGGCAGGATCGTACAGCCCGGAGAACTCGTGCCCTATAGCCGCTACCGAGAACCCGAGGAGATGGTAGATCGGCCCCATCCATCCCGCGTCGCGCCGGCTCAGGTAGTCGTTCACCGTGACCAGGTGTGCGCCGCGACCCGTAAGTGCGTTGAGAACCATCGGAAGAGTCGCCACCAGCGTCTTGCCCTCGCCGGTCTTCATCTCGGCGATTCTGCCTCGGTGGAGCACCGCCCCGCCGATCAGCTGCGCGTCGAAGTGTCGCTGGCCTATGGTGCGCTGGCTGGCCACCCGCACGGCGGCAAACACCGGGGGCAGCAGCTCGTCCAGGGCGGCCGCCTGGACCGCCTTGCGCTCGTCACCCTCCAGGCCCTCGATCGCCCCGGTAACCCCATCGCGCCAGATGGCGACGCGATCCCTCAGGGCCTCGTCGTTCAACTGCTGGAACTCCGGCTCCAGGCTGTTGATCTCCTCGACGGTGGGGCGCAGCCGCGCCACCTCGCGCTCGCTCGGATCGCCCAGGAGCCGGCCTAATAACCCTCGCATAACACACCTCGCAGGCCGGAGTAGGGGAGCGCGCCTGAGCTCTAGCGGTGGGCGGCCAACCAGGAAATGGGACGGTTCACCGCGGACAGCACCGCGCGCACGACCGCCTCACGGGGATCGTCGCGCACGACCGACGCGCCCGCCAGGATCTCGTGATCGGTCCCTGCCAGGGTGACGGTGACCACAGCCACCTCTTGCTCAGCCACCGGTAGCACCGCCGCGCCCTCGAAGACCAGCATCCCCTGAGCCCTCAGGAAGACCTCGACCGCACGCAACGTCGCCTGCGCCACGAGGCCCAAGCGGTGCCGGGAGACGTTGGGCCCTGCCGCGGTCCCCTCGTAGAGCATCCCGCGGTCCTCAAGGTGCACCCTAATCTCCGCGCAGTCCCGAATAATGCTCTGCGAGAGACCCACGAACTTGAGCCGCGCCTGGGGTACCGCCGAGGTGTTCTCCTCCGGCCGCATCGCCGCAACCCGGACCTGGCGAGGTTCCAGTGAAGCACCCATCTCGGCCGCCAGAGCGGAGACGACGTCCAGCGCGATCAGCTTGGGGCTGCGGTCCGCCTGCCCCAGAACGTGGATCACGTCAATCTGGCCCTCAGGCGTCGGCACTACCCTCGCCGCCACGACCCCCCGGAGGCGGCGTATGATCTCCTCTGCCTGATCCGCTTCGGTACGACCGAGTTCACGGGCCACTGGGCACCTCCGGCGTCCGGCTGGTCAGGAACGAGCCGCGGCTAAGCTTCGGGCTCAATCAACCCGTAGTCGCCGTCGCGGCGCTTGTACAACACGTTGATGTCCTGCGTCCCGGCGTGACGGAAGACGAAGAACAAGTGCCCCAACAGCTCCATCTGGAGCACGGCCTCATCGGGCGTCATCGGCTTCATCGCGAACCTCTTGACACGCACGATCTGTGGTTCCGCGGGAACTTCCGTTCCCTGGGCCTCCAGCACCGACTCCGCGGATTTCTGAGCTCGGCGCCGCCGGCGCGACTCGTCAAGTCTCCGCTTCTCGGTGATCCGGCTGCGATACTTCTCGATCTGCCTCTCTAACTTGTCCACGGCGCGGTCAATCGAGGTGTACATGTCTTCGGTGGTTTCCTCGGCGCGAAGCACCAGCCCGTCGCACCACACCGTCACCTCGACCACCTGCGCGCGCCCCCTGGTCCTGTCGCGGGCTACGCTCAGCACTACCTGCGCATCCTGGACTCGATCGAAGTACCGCGGCAGCTTCGCGAGCTTCTGCTCGGCATACGCCCGCAGCGCGTCCGTCACGGCGATGTGCTTCCCCTGGACGCGAACCGGCATCTCCCCGGTCCGCTTGCGCTCAGCCATGACTCGCCTCCTGTCGGGTTTCCTAGGAATACCCGATGCTTCTTCGGCGGCTCCGCACCCTCCTCCCGTACGCTCCCACTAGCGGAACAGAGGAGCAAATACCAGGGCAACCACCGTCATCAACTTAATCAGGATGTTCAAGGCCGGCCCCGCGGTGTCCTTGAACGGGTCCCCCACCGTGTCGCCTATGACGGCGGCCTTGTGCGGATCACTCCCCTTGCCGCCGTGGTGCCCGGCCTCGATGTGCTTCTTCGCATTGTCCCATGCCCCACCCGAGTTGGCCAGGTAGAGCGCAAGCGGCACCCCGGTCACGATGGCGCCCCCCAGCAGCCCGCCGAGGGCTTCCTTGCTCAGGAGCACACCCACGGCGATCGGGATCAGGACCGCCAGCAGCCCAGGGATAACCATCTCCCTGAGCGCGCCTTGGGTGGCGATGTCCACGCATCGGGCATAGTCAGGCCTTGCCTCCCCCTCCATCAGTCCCTTGATGCTGCGGAACTGCCGGCGGACTTCGCCGACCATCGTCTGTGCGGTTCGGCCCACCGCCCGCATCGCCAGCGCCGCAAACAGGAACGGGACTGCGCCGCCGAGGAGAAGGCCGGCGAGCACCTCGGGGCTCATCAAGTCAATCGTCTGAATGCCCACCGCCTGGCGGTAGAAGAAGAACAGTACCAGCGCCGTAAGCGCGGCGGAACCGATGGCGAACCCCTTGGCTATGGCTGCGGTCGTGTTCCCCGCCGCGTCCAGTGAGTCGGCCACCTGCCGCACCTCGGGTCCCAGGTGGCTCATCTCGGCGATACCCGCGGCGTTGTCGGCAATGGGCCCGTACGCGTCCACGGACACCGTCATGCCGGTTATCGATAGCATGCCGACTGCCGCCAGCGCTATGCCGTAAAAACCCGCAAGATGGAAGGCGAAAATGGTGGAAAGCGCGATCACCACCAGCGGCAGCACCGTGCTCAGCATTCCCTGCGCGGTGCCCTCGATGATCAGCGGGGCCGGACCGGACACGGCTGAAGCGGCCAGGTTCCTGACCTCGCGGCCCGAGGTGTAGTACTCCGCCACCTGCCCTATCACGACGCCGGACGCCAGCCCCATGGCAACCGCCCAGAAGTAGCTCAGATCCCCCAGCGTCGCCCGCACGACCAAGAAGGCGGCACCGACCATGACCGCGGCGCTGGCCAGCATCCCGCGGCGCAGCGCCCGCTGCGGATCGGCCCCACGCACGAAGAACGTCCCGACGATCGAGGCCGCGATGCCCGCGCAGGCCAGCAACACCGCGGTCAGGGCCCCAGGCTCCTTCAGCTGCACGAACCCAATTGCAATGGCCGCGATTACGGTGCCCACGTAGGACTCGAACAGGTCCGCGCCCATGCCGGCCACGTCCCCGACGTTGTCGCCCACCGCGTCCGCGATAACCGCGGGGTTGCGCGGATCGTCCTCCGGGATGCCTACCTCTACCTTGCCGACCAGGTCCGCTCCCACGTCGGCGCCCTTGGTGTAGATGCCGCCGCCCACGCGCGCGAACAGCGCAACGGACGACGCACCGAGCGAGAAACCGATAACTTGGTTGGCATCGCGGAAGAGCAGGTAGAGAACGCCTACCCCCAGCAATCCCAGCCCCACTACCGTCATCCCCATCACGGCGCCGCCGGGGAACGCCACCGCAACCGCAGGGGCCAAGCCTGACCGCGCCGCCTGGGCGGTGCGCGTGTTCGCCAGGGTAGCCACGCGCATGCCGAAGTACCCGGCGGACACCGAGCACCCTGCGCCCAGGAGGAATGCCACCGCGGTCCGAAGCGCAATCCCCGGCACCAGGCCCGATGCCAGAACAGCGAACAGCACAGCCACGAAGAGCGCAATGGCCCGGTACTCCCGCGCCAAGAATGCCATCGCCCCGTCGCGAATAGCACCGGAGATGGCCTGCATCTCGGGCGTGCCGGGATCGTGTGCCCTCACCCGGTGCGCCAAAACCGCGGCGTAGATCAGCGCCACAACCCCTGCTATCGGCCCCCACCACAGTAGCTCCATCACTGCCTCCCCCAACCAGCGGGTTTCTGTGTGCAACCCGAAGTCCTAACCGCCGTCAATCCCCGCCACCATGAAGAGCCCGGCGAAGGTGCGGACCGCGTACCGATCGGTCATGCCGGCCACGAAGTCGCAGGCGGCCCTGTGAGGGGATTCCGCGGATCCATTGCCCATCGGATCGCCGGGGATCTCTCCAGGATGAGCCGTGAAGTAGTCGAACAGGAGGCGGAGCATGCGCCGGCCCCGTACGGCCTCCATCCTGGATGGAGCGCTGTGGTAAACCCTTTCCGCCAGGAAGTCCTTGAGCCCGTTCAGGGCCTCGCGCATCGGAGCAGACAGGTCAACCGCATCGGTGCTGGATGCCACCGCCACGACGTCATGAACGATCGCGTCCAGCCAACGCGCACGAGGCTCGCCCAGGACCGCGGTGATCTCACGCGGTATGTCGGCCTCCCGTATCATCCCTGCCCGGATAGCGTCGTCGGTGTCGTGGTGCAGATAGGCCAAGCGGTCGGCCGCCCGGACGAGCCGGCCCTCCTGCGTGGCTGGTCCCTCCGCGCCTTCTCCCACGGCCTCCAGGTCACGGAGACCTTTGGAGTGGCAGGCGATCCCGTCCCGAACCTCCCAGGTCAGGTTCAGCCCGGCCACGGTGGCGCCGTCGGCCCGGTTGCGGTACTCGAGGCGGTCCACGACGCGCAGGCTCTGCTGGTCGTGACGAAACCCACCCCACGGCGCCATCGCCTCGTTCAGGGCCGCCTCACCGGCATGACCGAACGGAGGGTGGCCCAGGTCGTGCGCCAGCGCGATCGCCTCGGTCAGGTCCTCGTTGAGGCGCAGGACCCGGGCAATCGTTCGCGCAATCTGCGCCACCTCCAGCGTGTGCGTGAGCCGCGTGCGGTAGTGATCGCCCTCAGGCGCCAGGAACACCTGGGTCTTGTGCATGAGGCGGCGAAAGGCCTTGGCGTGCACGATCCGATCGCGGTCGCGCTGGAAGGCGGTCCGCAGCGGGTCATCGGGCTCGGGCTCGGCCCTCCCGCGCGACTCCGCCGCGCGGGAGGCGCGCGGCTGCAAGGCCGCGGCCTCCCACCTCTCGGTCTCTTCGCGCCCGCGCACGTTTCTAGACGTCCCTTGCCGCCTGCATGCGATCCCGCAGGGCGGCCCGGGCTGCGGCCAGCCTGGCCACGGGCACACGGTACGGCGAGCAGCTCACGTAGTTGAGCCCCAATGCGTGGCAGAACTCGATCGACTCGGGATCCCCACCATGCTCGCCGCAGATTCCGATCTCCAGCCCAGGGTTCTTGGCGCGCCCGCCTGCCACGGCCATCTTCATCGCCTCGCCCACACCGGCGCGGTCAATCGTCTGGAACGGGTTCTTCGGCAGAATTCCCTTCTCCACGAACTGCAGCAGGAACTTGCCCTCGGCGTCGTCACGGGAAATGCCGAAGATGGTCTGCGTGAGGTCGTTCGTGCCGAACGAGAAGAACTCGGCGTGCTGCGCGATCTCGCCGGCCACGAAACAGGCCCGCGGCAGCTCGATCATCGTCCCGAACTTGTAGACAACCTTGACGCCCTCGCGCTCAAACACGTCGCGAACCACCTCCAACAGCTCGCGGTGCGTCTCGCGCAACTCGTTGACGTGACTGACCAGCGGGATCATTATCTCCGGTACCGCGACAACACCACGCTTGGTCACGCGGCAGGCCGCCTCCATGATCGCCCTGACCTGCATCGCGATGATCGCCGGATAGGTTAGCCCCAACCGGATCCCGCGCAGCCCCAGCATCGGGTTGGCCTCTCGCATCGCGTTCACGGCCTGGAGCTGCGTCTCCTTGCGGCGCAGCGCGGCGCGCATCGTGCCCAGCGAGGGCTGGCCCTTCATGGGCCGCCACCGGCGAACGCCCTCCAGGGCCTCGATCCGAGCGCGCAACGCGCTCGTCTCTTCCAGCAGCGAGTCGTGCGATGGTAGGAACTCGTGCAGCGGAGGGTCAATGAGCCGCACGATCACCGGCAGGCCGTCCATTGCCCGGAACAGCCCCTCGAAGTCCCGACGCTGCAGCTTCAGGAGCGTGGACAGCGCGGCTTTGTACAGGCGGGCCGCCTGGGAAGCCCGTAGTGCCCGCTCTGCCGCCTTAACGTCGGCCTTGAGCTTCTTGTCCTCGGGCCGGTCGGCCGCCGCCCGCTCCGCGGCCCGGTGCCTGTCCAGAAGCGCCTGGGCCTCCCCGGCGTTCAGGATCATCTGGCGCACGGTAGGCAGGCGGTCCTCCTCGAAGAACATGTGCTCTGTCCGGCATAGCCCGATTCCCTCCGCGCCAAAGCCGCGGGCGCGAACCGCGTCGCGCGGGTAGTCGGCGTTCGCCCAGACGCCCAGGCGGCGGGCCTCATCCGCCCAGGACAGCAGCTCAATGAGCTCGGCTTGATCTTCAAGCCGGGGCTCTATGGTCGGCAGCTCCCCTGAGAACACCTCGCCGGTGCCGCCGTCAATCGAGACGTGCTCGCCCTGGCGGATCTTCCTTCCGTCCACCGAGAGATGGCGGGCCTCGACGTCAACTCGGAGCGCATCGCAGCCTGCCACGCACGGCAGGCCGAGCCCGCGCGCGACCACCGCCGCATGGCTAGTGGCGCCGCCGCGGCTCGTCAGGATCCCCTTGGCGCTGAGCATCCCGTGCACATCGTCAGGGTTGGTCTCGGGCCTGATCAGGATAACGGGCCTGCCGGACTTCCCCCACTCCTCGGCGGTGTCCGCATCGAAAACCGCCATGCCCACGGCCGCGCCTGGAGAGGCG
Proteins encoded in this window:
- the lnt gene encoding apolipoprotein N-acyltransferase, which encodes MRAPGRRLRIGGALTSGLLFALAFPGPDLGWLAWIALVPLLLAIRDLSPTQSFRYGLLAGLLGFGLLLEWIRVFGLPAWGLLTAALALYLGGFAAGTSFLVRGRPAALLWAAPLTWVAVELVRSVGPLGFPWGLLGLTQYRTPVVLGLASVVGVYGISGLIALVNAAVAVALSQRRIDRGSGKAMAAVALVVAAALASAAVSVGAVREGARHAEHRTVAVVQPNVSPLQRGSPSDVAWLVAGLVRQTGEARSAGAEIIVYPETAVPTDLGEVPELRAAMAQGAAGALVVAGATLRGPRNGAVVLDPEGEPLGTYAKQRLVPFGEAGVVPGVDAQPVRTPEGTIGLVICYESAFPFMVRSTVAGGADLITVLTNDGWFGRGAGPAQHSAHAVVRAVETGRSVARAANTGSSMLIGPDGTVLRSLPLDTAGVLVASLPVGGPATPYVSWGWMVAPLAVAVWVLAAAPEGVAVLRRRPAAAWRLVAAMAIPAVPWVLGRLLSPGGDGPGPLVALGVLLASMLVGRGHLLNRRGIWASAAVSLGATGLLVWAIRAAYAQYGFVVPVGVPAGGWLIGILGYMLGGIAVEAWLRGAVFAAARELGGWVFAVAVSTAMGVGLYLGLARVPQEILFWYLITSAGYGLLRVRTGDAVGLGPARGLGDAAILALSGLR
- the secA gene encoding preprotein translocase subunit SecA — translated: MRGLLGRLLGDPSEREVARLRPTVEEINSLEPEFQQLNDEALRDRVAIWRDGVTGAIEGLEGDERKAVQAAALDELLPPVFAAVRVASQRTIGQRHFDAQLIGGAVLHRGRIAEMKTGEGKTLVATLPMVLNALTGRGAHLVTVNDYLSRRDAGWMGPIYHLLGFSVAAIGHEFSGLYDPAYNDPKAHHDDRLNHFRPVSRREAYAADITYGTNNEFGFDYLRDNMVLREEDLVLRALHYAIVDEVDFILIDEARTPLIISGVVEGGVERYQRFARVVPRLQRDADYTVDEKLKNAILTDEGVAHAERLLGIDDLSDPEHGDLMHQLHQGLRAHAVYKRDVEYVVKDGQVIIVDEFTGRLMFGRRYSDGLHQAIEAKEGVRVERESQTLATITFQNYFRMYEKLAGMTGTAKTEEEELSKIYNLPVVMVPTHRPMVRADHPDMIYKTEKGKWKAVVEEIAGWHGQGRPVLVGTRSIERNEHLSELLRRRGIRHEVLNAKQHEREAEIIAQAGSVGAVTIATNMAGRGVDIVLGGNPPDPVEAERVCALGGLHVLGTERHEARRIDNQLRGRSGRQGDPGSSRFYIGLDDELMRIFAGERIAGLMDRLGLDEDTPIEHNLISRQIESAQKKVEQYHFDMRKHVLEYDDVMNVQRRVIYAERRKVLAGSNIRENVLDMITRLVETQVEAICVKDVHPEDWDLEGLRAEIGQIIPSLTGLQFESLRGLRSDEVADRVADAALEAYERRESEIGAATLREIERLVLLQTLDRKWIDHLHNMDALREGIGLRAYAQASPLIEYQREGYDLFQSTLQAIQEEAVRMLFRLEVVPQERAVARPVMPAREPGVHGGKSGAGGAGQPKVGRNDPCWCGSGKKFKKCHGREA
- the raiA gene encoding ribosome-associated translation inhibitor RaiA, coding for MAERKRTGEMPVRVQGKHIAVTDALRAYAEQKLAKLPRYFDRVQDAQVVLSVARDRTRGRAQVVEVTVWCDGLVLRAEETTEDMYTSIDRAVDKLERQIEKYRSRITEKRRLDESRRRRRAQKSAESVLEAQGTEVPAEPQIVRVKRFAMKPMTPDEAVLQMELLGHLFFVFRHAGTQDINVLYKRRDGDYGLIEPEA
- a CDS encoding sodium-translocating pyrophosphatase; this translates as MELLWWGPIAGVVALIYAAVLAHRVRAHDPGTPEMQAISGAIRDGAMAFLAREYRAIALFVAVLFAVLASGLVPGIALRTAVAFLLGAGCSVSAGYFGMRVATLANTRTAQAARSGLAPAVAVAFPGGAVMGMTVVGLGLLGVGVLYLLFRDANQVIGFSLGASSVALFARVGGGIYTKGADVGADLVGKVEVGIPEDDPRNPAVIADAVGDNVGDVAGMGADLFESYVGTVIAAIAIGFVQLKEPGALTAVLLACAGIAASIVGTFFVRGADPQRALRRGMLASAAVMVGAAFLVVRATLGDLSYFWAVAMGLASGVVIGQVAEYYTSGREVRNLAASAVSGPAPLIIEGTAQGMLSTVLPLVVIALSTIFAFHLAGFYGIALAAVGMLSITGMTVSVDAYGPIADNAAGIAEMSHLGPEVRQVADSLDAAGNTTAAIAKGFAIGSAALTALVLFFFYRQAVGIQTIDLMSPEVLAGLLLGGAVPFLFAALAMRAVGRTAQTMVGEVRRQFRSIKGLMEGEARPDYARCVDIATQGALREMVIPGLLAVLIPIAVGVLLSKEALGGLLGGAIVTGVPLALYLANSGGAWDNAKKHIEAGHHGGKGSDPHKAAVIGDTVGDPFKDTAGPALNILIKLMTVVALVFAPLFR
- a CDS encoding deoxyguanosinetriphosphate triphosphohydrolase, with amino-acid sequence MRGREETERWEAAALQPRASRAAESRGRAEPEPDDPLRTAFQRDRDRIVHAKAFRRLMHKTQVFLAPEGDHYRTRLTHTLEVAQIARTIARVLRLNEDLTEAIALAHDLGHPPFGHAGEAALNEAMAPWGGFRHDQQSLRVVDRLEYRNRADGATVAGLNLTWEVRDGIACHSKGLRDLEAVGEGAEGPATQEGRLVRAADRLAYLHHDTDDAIRAGMIREADIPREITAVLGEPRARWLDAIVHDVVAVASSTDAVDLSAPMREALNGLKDFLAERVYHSAPSRMEAVRGRRMLRLLFDYFTAHPGEIPGDPMGNGSAESPHRAACDFVAGMTDRYAVRTFAGLFMVAGIDGG
- the ppdK gene encoding pyruvate, phosphate dikinase; amino-acid sequence: MAAARKAAAAELRWTQLFEEGDASMRELLGGKGAGLAEMCRVGLPVPPGFTINTKACVQYMRTGRKIPAGLLDEVWARMRAIEEKVGKRFGDSANPLLVSVRSGAVFSMPGMMDTVLNLGLNDRTLEGLVQQTGNERFVRDAYRRLIQMFGKTVLGIPGEKFEHIIQRVKARRRVVEDTDLGADDLRGIADDFRRLIKTERGTEFPQNPREQLRMAILAVFNSWQGKRAVDYRNFHGIAHDLGTAVNVQVMVFGNMGLDSGTGVAFTRNPATGERGVFGEYLINAQGEDVVAGIRNPKPIAELAKDLPKAYEEFLGVCEMLERHYREVQDLEFTIERGRLWILQTRSGKRTAQAAVKIAVEMAGEGLISKEEALLRVEPGQIDMLLHPRFDPRAKEAAAASGRLLARGLNASPGAAVGMAVFDADTAEEWGKSGRPVILIRPETNPDDVHGMLSAKGILTSRGGATSHAAVVARGLGLPCVAGCDALRVDVEARHLSVDGRKIRQGEHVSIDGGTGEVFSGELPTIEPRLEDQAELIELLSWADEARRLGVWANADYPRDAVRARGFGAEGIGLCRTEHMFFEEDRLPTVRQMILNAGEAQALLDRHRAAERAAADRPEDKKLKADVKAAERALRASQAARLYKAALSTLLKLQRRDFEGLFRAMDGLPVIVRLIDPPLHEFLPSHDSLLEETSALRARIEALEGVRRWRPMKGQPSLGTMRAALRRKETQLQAVNAMREANPMLGLRGIRLGLTYPAIIAMQVRAIMEAACRVTKRGVVAVPEIMIPLVSHVNELRETHRELLEVVRDVFEREGVKVVYKFGTMIELPRACFVAGEIAQHAEFFSFGTNDLTQTIFGISRDDAEGKFLLQFVEKGILPKNPFQTIDRAGVGEAMKMAVAGGRAKNPGLEIGICGEHGGDPESIEFCHALGLNYVSCSPYRVPVARLAAARAALRDRMQAARDV